One region of Halodesulfovibrio sp. MK-HDV genomic DNA includes:
- a CDS encoding ABC transporter ATP-binding protein, with amino-acid sequence MNDNNTPYLRCEGLSRVFVKKLDLAGRIARSLGSNLREERVQAVDSVNLSVMPGEVLGLVGESGCGKSTLGRMLCGILPRSEGKIYYKGQDVDTLKGQDLKEYNINVQMIFQDPFASLNPRKRVRNIIGEAPLYHKLTTSSELDGYLEKVMLRCGLDPSYTHRYPHQFSGGQRQRIGIARAMAVQPECLVCDESVAALDVSIQAQILNLFMDLRNELNLTCLFISHDLGVVEHISDRIAVMYLGRVVEVASVDDIFSSPFHPYTQALLEEVPRLDRRGVDFSPLEGEIPSPLDPPSGCHFHPRCPHVMDICRKAAPVDTEIAPGRRACCHLATMP; translated from the coding sequence ATGAACGATAACAATACACCTTATCTTCGATGTGAAGGACTAAGCCGCGTTTTTGTTAAAAAGCTCGACTTAGCCGGACGTATTGCCCGTTCCCTTGGTTCCAACTTGCGTGAGGAACGGGTACAGGCAGTTGATTCAGTAAATCTCTCTGTTATGCCGGGCGAAGTGCTCGGTCTTGTAGGAGAATCCGGCTGTGGTAAATCCACTCTGGGGCGTATGCTGTGCGGCATTCTTCCGCGCAGTGAAGGTAAAATTTATTACAAAGGGCAGGATGTTGATACTCTGAAGGGTCAAGACCTTAAAGAGTACAATATTAACGTGCAGATGATCTTTCAGGACCCGTTTGCATCACTTAACCCGCGTAAGCGTGTCCGCAATATTATTGGTGAGGCTCCGCTGTATCATAAGCTGACCACCTCTTCCGAACTTGATGGCTACCTTGAAAAAGTGATGCTTCGCTGCGGACTTGATCCATCATACACGCATCGTTACCCGCACCAGTTTTCCGGTGGCCAGCGCCAGCGTATCGGCATTGCCCGCGCTATGGCTGTGCAGCCGGAATGCCTTGTTTGCGATGAGTCTGTAGCAGCATTGGACGTGTCCATTCAGGCACAGATTCTTAACCTCTTTATGGATCTACGTAATGAGCTGAACCTGACATGTCTGTTCATCAGTCATGATCTGGGTGTGGTTGAGCACATCTCCGACAGAATTGCGGTTATGTATCTCGGGCGCGTTGTTGAAGTTGCATCTGTGGATGACATTTTCAGCAGTCCATTCCACCCATACACTCAGGCATTGCTGGAAGAAGTACCGCGTCTTGACCGCCGCGGCGTTGATTTCAGCCCGCTGGAAGGTGAAATTCCTTCACCATTGGATCCGCCGTCCGGTTGCCATTTCCATCCGCGTTGTCCGCATGTCATGGACATATGCCGAAAGGCAGCTCCGGTAGATACCGAAATTGCACCGGGTCGTAGAGCCTGTTGCCATTTAGCCACAATGCCATAA
- a CDS encoding ABC transporter ATP-binding protein — protein MSTPLLEIKHLKTHFFTRAGVAKAVNGISLHIDKGEVVGIVGESGSGKSVTGFSIMGLVDEPGRVVGGSIKFKGRELLTQSVEEWRNFRGNEVAMIFQDPMMTLNPVLRIDTQMIEAVRAHKKVSKAEARKRAIEALAMVSIPSPEERIKAYPHQFSGGMRQRVAIATGLVNRPDLIIADEPTTALDVTIQSQILSEMQQLCRKTGMSLMWITHDLTVIAGLANRVAVMYAGKIIEEGTVEAVLDKPLHPYTEGLVGSVPSRNHRGEPLYQIPGMTPSLINLPDGCSFRMRCPKATDICLCEPPVTEISDGRRVCCFHPNL, from the coding sequence ATGAGCACTCCACTTCTTGAAATCAAGCACCTTAAAACACACTTCTTCACGCGCGCCGGTGTGGCAAAAGCCGTTAACGGCATTTCCCTCCATATCGATAAGGGTGAAGTTGTGGGTATTGTCGGCGAATCCGGCAGTGGTAAATCCGTAACAGGCTTTTCCATTATGGGACTTGTGGATGAACCCGGGCGCGTTGTTGGCGGGTCGATCAAATTCAAAGGTCGTGAACTGTTAACGCAGTCGGTTGAAGAATGGCGCAATTTCCGCGGAAACGAAGTTGCTATGATCTTTCAGGACCCGATGATGACGCTGAACCCGGTTCTGCGCATCGATACCCAGATGATCGAAGCAGTACGGGCACATAAAAAAGTCAGCAAAGCAGAAGCACGCAAACGTGCAATTGAAGCGCTGGCAATGGTGAGTATTCCATCTCCTGAAGAACGGATTAAAGCCTACCCACATCAGTTCTCCGGCGGTATGCGCCAGCGTGTTGCCATTGCAACAGGTTTGGTAAACCGTCCTGATCTCATTATTGCGGACGAACCGACAACCGCGCTGGACGTAACAATTCAGAGTCAGATTTTGTCTGAGATGCAGCAGCTTTGCCGCAAAACAGGCATGTCTCTCATGTGGATTACGCACGACCTTACTGTAATTGCCGGTCTGGCAAACCGTGTCGCTGTTATGTACGCAGGCAAAATTATCGAAGAAGGCACTGTTGAAGCTGTTCTCGATAAACCACTGCATCCATACACCGAAGGTCTTGTCGGATCTGTGCCGAGCCGTAACCATCGCGGTGAACCGCTCTACCAGATTCCGGGTATGACGCCTTCTCTTATCAATTTGCCGGATGGCTGTTCCTTCCGCATGCGATGTCCTAAAGCGACAGATATATGCTTATGTGAACCGCCTGTGACAGAAATAAGCGACGGCCGTCGTGTCTGCTGTTTCCACCCAAACCTGTAA